One Paenibacillus riograndensis SBR5 DNA segment encodes these proteins:
- a CDS encoding alpha-mannosidase — MERIRRFIRELSERQWLEQQKLEGWDIQAGVYTVPGQYDGMRPYTEGGDFTLFPSVQGTTYFFRRTLAVPAEWAGQRAGLIFESGGEGLLRVNGESRQGLDRNHTFAALEPSPDGRPLELEIELFDPIPEPVDPLNQQAVIQPPVRAIRTMLVLVNEAVQSLMYSAVIVRDAAVLLPEADMRRTRMLEALYRVIDGFLNMDETAVREGSAVAALEKKLRADIAGIGGNAEGTIHMVGQSHIDIAWLWPARETVRKTSRTFSTVNALMEEYPEYQFAQSQPQLFQYLKDNDPVLYAKVKERIREGRWELVGGMWVEPDLNIPSGESLMRQMLYGQRFYLEEFGKTSDIEWLPDTFGYCASLPQILRHGGVRYFMTTKLGWNDTNVFPYDLFHWVGIDGTSMLSYLNHGVNENTLPKDVHDHWQSFREKNIHNEQMLLYGHGDGGGGVTREMLEYIRRAELMVGQPASTFSNAAGFFSGIGERQPQLPEWRGDLYLELHRGTYTTHGRNKRNNRKAEILYREAELWQTLAGSSIAPELQRSIAGQLHKGWKLVLLNQFHDIIPGSAITEAYETSEKEYREVFALGESSLQPGLEALTAQVAAAGEGIPYVLFNSLGWERDAVVPVHLPEGRTWAAYDEAGSPLHLDLAADLSARDEAAEQGAEQGEEQATEQSIERATEQATGQVTAYIHVPSIPGFGYKTVWLRQVDEAVTGSMPERRELNDSWETPHYRLAFNERGEITSLFDKSAGREVVQPGGRANRFHFFHDRPTLWDAWDIDSRYEAQPAGEAELVEKYVLHSGKVQDVLRFRWKLGQSEITQDLILYAHDRRIDFKTHVDWNEAHKLLKVGFPVDVVADKATYEIPFGALERPTHRNTSWEQAQYEVCGHRFADVSEHGYGVSLLNDCKYGYDIQGSTIRLSLLRAPKWPDKVADQGAHDFTYALYPHTGDWRSAHTLRKAAELNHEVPAIAADGKTTGQLPSTGSFIRFDGQHVVLDTVKPAEDGRGSVLRLYESSGGRETVKLAWNQPFSEIYISNALEAELEPVIHHEGEFELNFAPFEIKTIYIR, encoded by the coding sequence ATGGAACGGATTAGAAGATTTATCCGTGAGCTGTCCGAGCGGCAATGGCTGGAACAGCAGAAGCTTGAGGGTTGGGATATTCAGGCTGGGGTGTATACCGTGCCGGGGCAATACGACGGAATGCGGCCGTATACCGAGGGCGGGGATTTCACCCTGTTTCCAAGCGTTCAAGGAACCACTTACTTTTTTCGGCGTACACTTGCGGTACCTGCGGAATGGGCCGGTCAGCGGGCGGGCCTGATTTTTGAGTCGGGAGGCGAGGGGCTGCTGCGGGTGAACGGAGAGTCACGCCAGGGACTGGACCGGAACCACACCTTTGCGGCCCTTGAACCATCCCCGGACGGAAGACCGCTGGAGCTGGAGATCGAATTGTTCGATCCGATCCCGGAGCCGGTGGACCCGTTGAACCAGCAGGCGGTGATCCAGCCGCCGGTCCGGGCGATCCGTACAATGCTTGTACTGGTGAATGAAGCGGTACAGAGCTTGATGTACAGCGCTGTAATCGTCCGCGATGCGGCCGTTCTGCTGCCGGAAGCGGACATGCGCCGGACCCGGATGCTTGAAGCCTTGTACCGTGTAATCGATGGATTTTTGAATATGGATGAGACTGCCGTCCGTGAAGGGAGTGCCGTCGCCGCCCTTGAAAAGAAGCTGCGCGCAGACATTGCAGGCATTGGCGGAAACGCGGAAGGCACCATTCATATGGTCGGCCAGTCGCATATCGACATTGCCTGGCTGTGGCCTGCACGGGAGACTGTGCGGAAGACCAGCCGCACCTTCTCAACCGTGAACGCCCTAATGGAGGAATACCCGGAATATCAATTTGCCCAGAGCCAGCCGCAGCTGTTCCAATATCTCAAGGACAACGATCCGGTTCTGTACGCCAAGGTCAAAGAGAGAATCCGCGAAGGTCGCTGGGAGCTGGTCGGCGGCATGTGGGTGGAGCCGGATCTGAACATTCCGAGCGGTGAGTCGCTGATGCGCCAGATGCTCTACGGCCAGCGGTTCTACCTGGAGGAATTCGGCAAAACCTCGGACATTGAATGGCTGCCGGATACCTTCGGCTACTGCGCATCGCTTCCGCAGATCTTGCGGCATGGCGGCGTGCGGTATTTCATGACCACGAAGCTCGGCTGGAACGACACCAATGTGTTCCCCTACGATCTGTTCCATTGGGTCGGCATTGACGGCACCTCCATGCTGTCTTATCTCAACCATGGGGTGAACGAGAATACCCTGCCGAAGGATGTCCACGATCACTGGCAATCCTTCCGTGAAAAGAATATCCACAACGAGCAGATGCTGCTCTACGGCCATGGCGACGGCGGCGGAGGGGTGACCCGCGAGATGCTGGAATACATCCGCCGTGCGGAGCTGATGGTCGGCCAGCCTGCCAGCACGTTCAGCAATGCTGCCGGGTTCTTCTCCGGCATCGGGGAGCGGCAGCCGCAGCTGCCGGAATGGCGCGGTGATTTGTACCTGGAGCTGCACCGGGGCACGTATACCACACACGGGCGCAACAAACGGAATAACCGCAAGGCGGAGATTCTGTACCGTGAGGCGGAGCTGTGGCAGACGCTGGCAGGTTCGTCCATAGCGCCAGAGCTGCAGCGCAGCATTGCCGGACAGCTGCATAAAGGCTGGAAGCTGGTGCTGCTCAACCAGTTCCACGACATTATTCCCGGCTCGGCCATCACCGAAGCCTATGAAACCTCAGAGAAGGAATACCGCGAGGTCTTCGCCCTTGGGGAATCGTCGCTCCAGCCGGGGCTGGAAGCCTTGACAGCCCAAGTGGCAGCAGCAGGCGAAGGTATACCTTACGTGCTGTTCAACAGCCTTGGCTGGGAACGGGATGCCGTAGTCCCGGTTCACTTGCCGGAAGGCCGGACCTGGGCGGCTTATGACGAGGCCGGAAGTCCGCTGCATCTGGATCTTGCTGCCGATCTGTCCGCTAGGGATGAAGCGGCAGAGCAAGGTGCAGAACAAGGTGAAGAACAAGCAACAGAACAATCTATAGAACGAGCTACAGAACAAGCTACAGGCCAAGTCACTGCTTATATTCATGTCCCGTCCATTCCGGGCTTTGGTTATAAGACGGTATGGCTTAGACAAGTCGATGAGGCCGTGACGGGCAGCATGCCGGAAAGAAGGGAGCTGAACGACAGCTGGGAAACACCGCATTATCGTCTTGCCTTCAATGAACGGGGCGAAATTACCAGCCTGTTCGACAAATCGGCAGGCCGTGAAGTCGTGCAGCCGGGCGGTCGCGCCAACCGGTTCCACTTCTTCCACGACCGTCCGACGCTCTGGGATGCCTGGGACATTGACAGCCGTTATGAAGCCCAGCCCGCCGGTGAGGCCGAACTGGTGGAGAAGTATGTGCTTCACTCCGGCAAAGTCCAGGATGTGCTGAGATTCCGCTGGAAGCTGGGCCAATCCGAAATCACACAGGATTTGATCCTGTATGCCCATGACCGGCGGATCGATTTTAAAACACATGTGGACTGGAACGAAGCCCACAAGCTGCTGAAGGTCGGATTTCCGGTCGATGTGGTTGCAGACAAAGCGACCTACGAGATTCCTTTTGGGGCGCTGGAGCGTCCGACGCACCGCAATACCAGCTGGGAGCAGGCGCAATATGAGGTCTGCGGGCACCGTTTTGCCGATGTATCCGAACATGGCTACGGCGTCAGCCTGCTCAATGACTGCAAATACGGCTACGATATTCAAGGCAGCACCATCCGCCTGTCTCTGCTGCGTGCGCCGAAATGGCCGGATAAGGTTGCGGACCAGGGTGCCCATGACTTCACATATGCACTCTATCCTCACACCGGGGATTGGCGCAGTGCGCATACGCTGCGCAAGGCCGCAGAGCTGAATCATGAGGTTCCGGCCATCGCCGCTGATGGGAAGACGACTGGACAGCTGCCGTCCACCGGATCTTTTATCCGCTTTGACGGGCAGCATGTTGTGCTGGATACAGTGAAGCCTGCTGAGGATGGGCGCGGCAGTGTCCTGCGGCTCTATGAATCCTCCGGCGGGCGCGAAACCGTGAAGCTGGCCTGGAATCAGCCTTTTAGCGAAATTTATATATCGAATGCTCTGGAAGCGGAACTGGAGCCTGTAATCCACCACGAAGGTGAATTCGAGCTGAATTTTGCTCCGTTTGAGATCAAGACTATTTACATTCGGTAA
- a CDS encoding glycoside hydrolase family 125 protein: MEQFRLPKIPMPELTLPQAVQEVLAEAEKKLAHRPKLLQLFKNCFPNTLETTTKLLDDGTTFIITGDIPASWLRDSVEQVIHYVPLAKNDPDLQRIIGGLIKRHIQYIHIDPYANAFNESANDWHWNTTDVTEMSPWVWERKFEIDSLCFVVRLAYTYWKETGVTDFFNAEFKSALRTIIDLFRREQRHFEQSPYRFTRNNGIPEDSLRNKGLGMPVNYTGMIWSGFRSSDDACDFHYNIPGNMFAVVALRQMQEFAEWVFRDMDLLAELKELEFEVDYGIKLYGIYRHPEFGPIYAYETDGFGNYCLMDDAGTPGLISIPYLGYTTADDLIYQNTRRFALSKENPFYYEGTAAKGIGSPHTPKDYIWHMALSMQGITAQSVEEKLELVALLENTDADTGFMHEGFHADDPSVFTRSWFAWSNSLFSQLVYRMMKDGQL; this comes from the coding sequence TTGGAACAATTCAGACTACCGAAAATCCCAATGCCGGAGCTTACGCTGCCGCAAGCCGTACAGGAGGTACTGGCTGAAGCCGAAAAGAAGCTGGCCCACCGTCCGAAGCTGTTGCAGCTGTTCAAAAACTGTTTTCCCAATACTCTGGAGACGACCACCAAGCTGCTTGATGACGGTACGACCTTTATCATTACCGGAGATATCCCGGCTTCCTGGCTGCGCGACTCTGTGGAGCAGGTCATTCATTATGTCCCCTTAGCCAAAAATGACCCGGACCTCCAGCGCATCATCGGCGGCCTGATCAAACGTCATATCCAGTACATCCACATTGATCCTTACGCCAATGCTTTTAATGAGTCGGCCAATGACTGGCACTGGAACACCACCGATGTCACGGAGATGTCCCCGTGGGTCTGGGAGCGGAAGTTTGAGATTGACTCGCTTTGCTTCGTTGTGCGGCTGGCTTATACCTACTGGAAGGAAACCGGTGTTACCGATTTTTTCAATGCGGAGTTCAAGTCTGCTTTGCGTACGATAATTGATTTGTTCCGCAGAGAGCAGCGCCACTTCGAGCAGTCGCCTTACCGCTTCACCCGCAACAACGGCATTCCTGAGGACTCGCTGCGCAACAAGGGCCTCGGCATGCCGGTGAACTATACAGGAATGATCTGGTCCGGCTTCCGCTCCAGCGATGATGCCTGCGATTTCCACTACAATATCCCCGGCAATATGTTTGCTGTTGTAGCCCTGCGCCAGATGCAGGAGTTCGCCGAGTGGGTATTCCGGGACATGGATCTGCTGGCTGAACTGAAAGAGCTGGAATTCGAGGTCGACTACGGGATCAAGCTGTACGGAATTTACCGTCACCCTGAGTTCGGGCCGATTTATGCCTATGAGACAGACGGCTTCGGCAATTACTGCCTGATGGATGATGCCGGAACCCCCGGGCTGATCTCCATTCCGTATCTGGGCTATACCACTGCGGATGATCTGATCTATCAGAACACCAGAAGGTTTGCGCTCAGTAAAGAAAATCCTTTCTATTATGAAGGAACAGCAGCCAAAGGCATCGGCAGCCCGCATACACCGAAGGATTATATCTGGCATATGGCCCTGTCCATGCAGGGAATTACCGCACAATCTGTGGAAGAAAAGCTGGAACTGGTCGCCCTGCTGGAAAACACAGATGCGGATACCGGCTTCATGCACGAAGGCTTCCATGCCGATGACCCGTCCGTGTTCACCCGCAGCTGGTTCGCCTGGTCAAACAGCCTGTTCTCCCAGCTGGTGTACCGGATGATGAAGGATGGCCAGCTGTGA
- a CDS encoding alpha-amylase family protein, producing MSAGNVILFSDPLFPGYSASAGRIQEQAQRLGELQHGAASAQGAHAVHTADAERLAAALDAAGPGACFINLHAPYFPKEAWGSILAYLQRGGGLLNIGGAPFKVPMRRDNGVWQAEAEQTAYHRQLHIHEALRVDGGRVQAHAALADIPLFAGRERLLAPADTWNLVPHVTKSSDLPEQMGASGPMDTRIYPLLKGISAEGREVSAPAVLWEHVGGPFAGARWIFIGQKLTPEHCGDEGLKLLAACAAFAAKGVTELWLKPNYASYEQGERPMISLQSQRLSRTGAGQENWQLQFTLQKDGAASPCFEHSSGIMAGTEMNFFRLPIPVELEPGLYDLVCHAEAEDGEQRVLRQGFWGYDAALLAQGEPITAGRDYFQKNGRPLPVVGMTYMTSDVARKFLFLPNAAVWNRDMAQMKKAGINWIRTGIWTAYRNIMQVDGHASEEVMRAIDAFLQTAKKHDLQVTFTFFSFTPETWEGRNPYLDPRSVEGQKRFIRSIVARHVHTTHVDWDLINEPSMFDPPRIFSDGPSTAGDSHEQQAFSAWLEQRHGSITVLQERWNMTPLELPDFVSARPPEQAEINFSIQDIHSGKRGTRWLDYCLFSMDMHNVWAKELYGAIKELNPAQLVTVGQDEALGAQRPSPFFYEQAVDYTTVHSWWLNDNLLWSGIFAKTENKPNLVQETGIMYVETPDGRAKRTEEELRSILERKYAYAFAAGGAGAVQWIWNTNFYMDNANESQIGALRADGTEKPEADVSYDFGRFIAEAGNLFTGRKLEDIAVIFPYSNDFSNRKLAYDATTRLTRILSYQLRLPFRGVSEYGLEALEAQPPKLILLPSAHNLDDGAMDKLIGFVERTGAVLLVTGTLGLNAYWQPSERLVELLGTRELSNVRREERMKLGGKTFAVSYGQRRIAELVKEVQVRDTAAARPAEPGDTVMDLPLGKGRLIWCPLPLELNERDEPIAELYRYAAERSGVSAGLEWISGGDMPGVYGRKLDFAEGALYIFVSEYAWDADIEVKDRQTGVSYSFRLEKERSVLFAADKQGQLTSVYRAEETAVTTY from the coding sequence GTGAGTGCGGGCAATGTGATTCTGTTCAGCGACCCGTTGTTCCCCGGCTATTCTGCATCCGCCGGACGGATACAGGAACAGGCTCAGCGCCTTGGTGAATTACAGCATGGCGCCGCCAGCGCCCAAGGTGCCCATGCTGTCCATACTGCCGATGCGGAGCGGCTGGCAGCGGCATTGGATGCCGCCGGGCCTGGCGCATGTTTCATCAACCTGCACGCCCCCTATTTTCCGAAGGAGGCCTGGGGCTCCATCCTGGCCTACCTTCAGCGCGGCGGCGGACTGCTGAACATCGGCGGCGCACCGTTCAAGGTTCCGATGCGCCGCGACAATGGCGTCTGGCAGGCGGAAGCCGAGCAGACCGCCTACCACCGGCAGCTTCATATTCATGAAGCGCTGCGGGTGGACGGCGGGCGTGTCCAGGCTCACGCCGCCCTTGCGGACATCCCTCTGTTCGCAGGCCGCGAGAGGCTGCTCGCACCGGCGGACACCTGGAATCTGGTGCCGCACGTGACCAAAAGCAGCGATCTGCCGGAGCAAATGGGCGCAAGCGGCCCCATGGATACCCGGATCTATCCGCTGCTGAAGGGCATCTCGGCGGAAGGCCGTGAGGTATCTGCTCCCGCTGTGCTGTGGGAGCATGTCGGCGGCCCCTTCGCCGGAGCGCGCTGGATCTTCATCGGCCAGAAGCTTACGCCTGAGCACTGCGGGGACGAAGGCCTGAAGCTGCTCGCGGCCTGCGCGGCCTTTGCCGCCAAAGGCGTCACCGAGCTGTGGCTGAAGCCGAACTACGCCTCCTATGAGCAGGGCGAGCGGCCAATGATCAGCCTGCAAAGCCAGCGGTTAAGCCGCACCGGGGCGGGACAGGAAAACTGGCAGCTTCAGTTTACCTTGCAGAAGGACGGAGCGGCCTCCCCTTGCTTCGAGCACAGCAGCGGGATCATGGCCGGCACGGAAATGAACTTTTTCCGTCTGCCAATCCCTGTAGAGCTTGAACCGGGCCTGTATGATCTGGTCTGCCATGCGGAGGCGGAGGACGGCGAGCAGCGCGTGCTGCGCCAGGGCTTCTGGGGTTATGATGCCGCACTGCTTGCGCAAGGCGAGCCTATCACAGCCGGGAGGGACTACTTCCAGAAGAATGGACGTCCGCTGCCGGTCGTAGGCATGACTTATATGACTTCGGATGTGGCACGGAAGTTTCTTTTCCTGCCGAACGCAGCCGTATGGAACCGCGATATGGCACAGATGAAGAAGGCCGGGATCAACTGGATCCGCACCGGCATCTGGACTGCTTACCGCAATATCATGCAGGTCGACGGCCATGCCTCCGAAGAGGTGATGCGGGCCATTGATGCTTTTCTGCAGACGGCCAAAAAACACGACCTACAGGTGACCTTTACCTTCTTCTCCTTTACACCGGAGACCTGGGAGGGGCGCAATCCTTATCTCGACCCGCGCAGTGTAGAGGGCCAAAAACGGTTTATCCGCTCCATTGTTGCCCGGCACGTTCACACAACCCATGTGGATTGGGACTTAATTAATGAGCCGTCCATGTTCGATCCGCCGCGCATCTTCTCGGACGGACCGAGCACTGCGGGTGACAGCCATGAACAGCAGGCCTTTTCCGCCTGGCTGGAGCAGCGTCATGGCAGCATCACCGTTCTTCAGGAGCGCTGGAACATGACACCGCTGGAGCTGCCCGATTTTGTATCGGCACGCCCCCCGGAACAAGCAGAGATCAACTTCAGCATCCAGGATATTCATTCCGGGAAACGCGGAACCCGCTGGCTCGATTACTGCCTGTTTTCCATGGACATGCATAACGTTTGGGCCAAGGAGTTATATGGAGCAATCAAAGAGCTCAACCCCGCGCAGCTGGTGACCGTAGGCCAGGACGAAGCGCTGGGCGCGCAAAGACCTTCGCCGTTCTTTTACGAACAGGCCGTAGATTACACAACCGTCCATAGTTGGTGGCTGAACGACAATCTGCTGTGGAGCGGGATCTTTGCCAAAACAGAGAACAAACCCAACCTGGTGCAGGAAACCGGAATTATGTATGTCGAAACCCCGGACGGACGCGCCAAAAGAACCGAGGAAGAGCTGCGCTCCATCCTGGAACGCAAGTATGCCTATGCCTTTGCTGCAGGTGGAGCGGGAGCGGTTCAGTGGATCTGGAACACCAACTTTTATATGGATAATGCCAATGAATCGCAGATCGGCGCACTGCGCGCGGATGGCACCGAAAAGCCTGAGGCGGATGTCTCGTATGATTTCGGACGTTTCATAGCGGAGGCGGGGAATTTGTTTACGGGACGGAAGCTTGAGGATATCGCCGTTATTTTCCCGTATTCCAACGATTTTTCTAACCGTAAGCTCGCCTATGACGCCACCACCCGGCTGACACGCATTCTGTCCTACCAGCTGCGCCTGCCGTTCCGTGGAGTTTCGGAATATGGCCTGGAAGCGCTGGAAGCCCAGCCGCCGAAACTGATTTTGCTGCCGAGTGCACATAATCTGGATGACGGCGCGATGGACAAACTGATTGGATTCGTGGAACGCACTGGTGCAGTGCTTTTGGTGACGGGTACGCTGGGCCTCAACGCTTACTGGCAGCCGTCCGAACGTCTTGTGGAGCTCCTTGGCACGCGTGAACTGAGCAATGTGCGGCGCGAGGAACGTATGAAGCTTGGCGGTAAAACCTTTGCCGTTTCCTACGGGCAGCGCCGGATTGCTGAACTGGTAAAAGAAGTGCAAGTGCGGGATACCGCCGCCGCCCGTCCGGCAGAGCCCGGAGACACCGTAATGGACCTCCCTCTGGGGAAGGGACGCCTTATCTGGTGCCCGCTTCCGCTGGAACTGAATGAACGCGACGAACCCATTGCCGAGCTTTACCGCTATGCGGCGGAACGCTCAGGCGTTTCTGCCGGACTGGAATGGATCAGCGGGGGCGATATGCCGGGCGTCTACGGGCGTAAGTTGGATTTTGCCGAAGGAGCGCTTTACATTTTCGTATCGGAATATGCTTGGGACGCGGACATTGAAGTCAAAGACCGACAGACTGGGGTGAGCTACAGCTTCCGGCTTGAGAAAGAACGTTCCGTACTGTTTGCGGCAGACAAGCAAGGGCAGCTGACTTCTGTGTACAGGGCGGAAGAAACTGCGGTTACAACATACTGA
- a CDS encoding glycoside hydrolase family 3 N-terminal domain-containing protein: MTYKDPSRPSAERAEHLLGLMTLEEKAAQLVQPFGWQAYEHTDGEITLTEDFKRQVAETGIGSLYGMLRADPWTGVTLASGLSPRQGAEAVNALQRYAIENSRLGIPILIGEECSHGHMAIGATVFPVPLSLGSAWNVDLYREMCRAVALETRSQGGTVTYSPVLDVVRDPRWGRTEECFGEDAYLISEMAAASVEGLQGESLSSQESVGATLKHFVGYGSSEGGRNAGPVHMGWRELLEVDLLPFKKAVEAGAVSIMPAYNEIDGVPCTTNTALMEDILRGAWGFDGLVITDCGAIEMLAAGHDVAEDGLDASVQAISSGIDMEMSGAMFGKHLVNAVRTGKLAEGILDRAVQRVLELKFKLGLFEQPYADPDAAEQFIGSVKHRELARRLAAESIILLKNEGGTLPLSGGKGGTGSAGSTSSSGKDGSATGIGESSGIGGSAIGIGDSGGTDGSGTGTGNSNATGTSDSSGSATGIGESSGIGGSGKVAVIGPNADAPYNQLGDYTSPQQRSSIVTVLDGVRSKLGAERVLYAPGCRIKGDSREGFEAALACAEQADTVVMVLGGSSARDFGEGTIDLKTGASKVTEHSWSDMDCGEGIDRISLALSGVQLELAQEIHKLGKPLVVVYINGRPVSEPWIEEHAHAILEAWYPGQEGGHAVADILFGDVNPSGRLTISWPKDAGQLPVYYNGKRSRGKRYLEADSQPRYPFGFGLSYTSFSYSELKVEPQAITADETATVTVRVENTGELTGAEVVQLYISDVASKVTRPAKELKGFRKITLSPGEAQIVEFEIGAEQLQYIGPDYQPVVEPGAFKILVGSHVNDVLEQDLNVMEGTHGTD, encoded by the coding sequence ATGACATATAAAGATCCAAGCAGACCGTCCGCAGAACGGGCAGAGCATCTGCTGGGACTGATGACCTTGGAAGAAAAGGCCGCACAGCTGGTTCAGCCCTTCGGCTGGCAGGCCTATGAACATACAGATGGAGAAATTACACTGACGGAAGATTTCAAACGCCAGGTGGCGGAGACGGGCATCGGCTCGCTATATGGTATGCTTCGCGCCGACCCGTGGACCGGAGTGACGCTGGCCAGCGGGCTGTCCCCGCGCCAGGGGGCGGAAGCGGTGAACGCCCTGCAGCGTTATGCCATCGAGAATTCCCGGCTGGGGATTCCGATCCTGATCGGAGAAGAATGCTCGCACGGCCATATGGCGATTGGAGCTACCGTGTTCCCGGTTCCGCTGTCGCTCGGAAGCGCATGGAATGTGGACCTGTACCGGGAAATGTGCCGGGCGGTGGCCCTGGAGACGCGGAGCCAGGGCGGGACAGTGACCTATTCGCCTGTGCTGGATGTCGTGCGCGATCCCCGTTGGGGCCGCACGGAGGAGTGCTTTGGCGAGGATGCCTATCTGATCAGCGAGATGGCTGCCGCCTCTGTCGAGGGGCTGCAGGGTGAATCACTGAGCAGTCAGGAGAGTGTAGGCGCAACACTGAAGCATTTCGTCGGCTACGGCAGCTCCGAGGGCGGCCGCAATGCCGGGCCGGTGCATATGGGCTGGCGTGAGCTGCTTGAAGTCGATCTGCTGCCGTTCAAGAAGGCGGTTGAAGCGGGCGCTGTTTCCATTATGCCGGCCTACAATGAAATCGACGGCGTACCCTGTACGACGAATACTGCACTCATGGAAGATATTCTCCGTGGAGCGTGGGGGTTTGATGGTCTGGTGATCACAGACTGCGGAGCGATTGAGATGCTGGCTGCCGGCCATGATGTAGCCGAGGATGGACTGGATGCCTCGGTGCAGGCCATTTCTTCAGGCATTGATATGGAGATGTCCGGCGCGATGTTCGGCAAGCATCTGGTGAATGCCGTCCGCACCGGCAAGCTCGCGGAGGGGATATTGGACCGCGCGGTGCAGCGGGTGCTGGAGCTGAAGTTCAAGCTTGGCCTGTTCGAGCAGCCGTACGCCGACCCGGATGCGGCCGAACAGTTCATCGGCAGCGTGAAGCACCGGGAGCTTGCCCGCAGGCTGGCTGCTGAGAGCATCATTCTGCTGAAGAATGAGGGCGGCACGCTGCCGCTATCCGGCGGCAAAGGAGGTACCGGCAGCGCCGGAAGCACCAGCAGCAGCGGCAAAGACGGCAGCGCCACTGGCATAGGCGAGAGCAGCGGCATCGGCGGCAGCGCCATCGGCATAGGCGACAGCGGAGGAACCGACGGTAGCGGCACTGGCACAGGCAACAGCAACGCCACTGGCACAAGCGACAGCAGTGGCAGTGCCACCGGCATAGGCGAGAGCAGCGGCATCGGCGGCTCCGGCAAGGTTGCCGTGATCGGACCGAACGCCGATGCGCCTTACAATCAGCTGGGCGACTATACCTCGCCGCAGCAGCGCTCCAGCATCGTAACCGTACTGGACGGTGTGCGCAGCAAGCTGGGGGCGGAGCGGGTGCTGTACGCCCCGGGCTGCCGGATCAAAGGCGACTCCAGAGAAGGCTTCGAAGCAGCGCTCGCCTGCGCAGAGCAGGCCGATACCGTGGTGATGGTGCTCGGCGGATCAAGCGCCCGCGATTTCGGCGAAGGCACGATTGATCTGAAGACTGGCGCCTCGAAGGTGACGGAGCATTCCTGGAGCGATATGGACTGCGGGGAAGGCATTGACCGGATCTCCCTGGCCCTTTCAGGGGTGCAGCTGGAACTGGCGCAGGAGATTCATAAGCTGGGCAAACCGCTTGTCGTGGTCTATATCAACGGCCGTCCCGTCAGCGAGCCATGGATTGAAGAACATGCCCACGCGATTCTGGAAGCCTGGTACCCTGGTCAGGAGGGCGGCCATGCGGTGGCGGATATTCTGTTCGGGGACGTGAATCCTTCAGGCCGGCTGACGATTTCCTGGCCGAAGGATGCAGGCCAGCTACCGGTGTACTACAACGGCAAACGCTCGCGCGGCAAAAGATATCTTGAAGCGGATTCGCAGCCGCGTTACCCGTTCGGGTTCGGACTGAGCTATACAAGCTTCAGCTACTCTGAGCTCAAGGTAGAGCCGCAGGCAATCACTGCGGACGAAACCGCAACAGTAACCGTGCGGGTAGAGAATACAGGTGAACTTACCGGAGCTGAAGTAGTTCAGCTGTATATCTCAGATGTTGCCAGCAAGGTTACAAGACCCGCCAAGGAATTGAAGGGCTTCCGCAAAATCACGCTGTCTCCGGGCGAAGCGCAAATTGTGGAATTTGAAATCGGCGCGGAGCAGCTGCAGTATATCGGCCCGGACTATCAGCCTGTTGTAGAACCGGGAGCCTTCAAGATACTGGTGGGCAGCCATGTTAACGATGTGCTGGAACAAGACTTAAATGTCATGGAGGGTACACATGGAACGGATTAG
- a CDS encoding carbohydrate ABC transporter permease, translated as MSTLVKKERDFHKLSKTWNVLFNLFAGIFAFLCVFPFIFVVIISFTDEGTLARDGYSLFPAKWSLAAYRYVFESGDMLLRSYGVTILVTLLGTLISLLFISFYAYAISRKSFRYRNFFAFFAFFTMLFNGGLVPTYIIVTQFLGLKDTIWALVMPLAVNAFYIMILRTFYSTSVPDALIESGKIDGAGEFRIFLTLVLPLSLPGLATIALFSTLGYWNDWFNALLYIDDPNLVPLQSMLMRIETSMQFIMQNSSNSSLSLEALRSMPQDTSRMAMVVLATGPIIFAYPFFQRYFIQGLTVGAVKE; from the coding sequence ATGTCCACATTAGTCAAAAAAGAACGTGATTTCCATAAGCTCTCCAAAACCTGGAACGTGCTGTTTAATCTGTTTGCCGGTATTTTTGCTTTCCTGTGCGTATTTCCTTTTATCTTTGTCGTGATCATTTCCTTCACGGATGAAGGGACCCTGGCGAGAGACGGGTACAGTCTGTTTCCGGCCAAATGGAGTCTGGCAGCGTACCGGTATGTATTCGAGTCCGGGGATATGCTGCTGCGTTCCTACGGGGTGACCATCCTTGTGACCTTGCTCGGCACCTTGATCAGCCTGCTGTTTATTTCTTTTTATGCCTATGCCATTTCGCGTAAAAGCTTCAGATACCGCAATTTTTTTGCGTTTTTTGCTTTTTTCACCATGCTGTTCAATGGCGGGCTCGTTCCGACTTATATCATTGTCACCCAGTTTCTGGGTCTGAAGGATACGATCTGGGCGCTCGTGATGCCGCTGGCGGTCAACGCTTTTTACATTATGATCCTGCGGACCTTCTACAGCACCAGCGTTCCGGATGCCCTCATTGAATCCGGTAAAATCGACGGCGCGGGTGAATTCCGCATTTTCCTGACACTGGTGCTGCCGCTCTCCTTGCCGGGCCTGGCCACGATTGCCCTGTTCAGTACGCTGGGCTACTGGAATGACTGGTTCAACGCGCTGCTCTACATCGATGATCCGAATCTGGTGCCGCTGCAGTCCATGCTGATGAGGATCGAGACCAGCATGCAGTTTATTATGCAGAACTCCTCCAACAGCTCACTCAGCCTTGAAGCGCTCCGCTCCATGCCGCAGGATACCTCGCGGATGGCGATGGTGGTGCTGGCGACCGGACCGATTATTTTTGCCTATCCATTCTTCCAGCGTTATTTCATCCAGGGTCTTACGGTAGGAGCCGTGAAGGAATAA